The genomic interval ATTCCATTGAAAGGATCATTCAGCACTGTGAGGACTTGTCATAAGAATATACACCTGTTGATAAGGCAGGGGGTACGTGTACCTTTCCTCTCCGTGGAAGAGAGGAgtggagggttttttcccccaacgCCCCTGTACTGTCCAACTAGAATACCTCTTATCAGAAGAGCTCATGACAATAACATGTGCCACTTGCCATGAATAAACTGTGAAGCTTAATGAAAAAGACTTTGTATTCATATTGGCTGTTTTAAAAGTCCAGACTTCTGTCCTGAAGAAAACCTCCCTGGCTTTCTCATTAATGTTGTATTTCAGTGAAAACCAATATGGCAGATGACAAGGAATTATTGCTGTGTAGAAGAGAGCATAGTAACTACATATTGTGGAATATGtaaataaaagacttttttttttttaaattggtatcTTTGTCCTGAGCATCTCTTGCAGTTTTTTTAGCTCATGTGTGCGCCCTGCTTTGGAAGCCCTGTACCATAAGGATATAGCAGTGTCTGGCTGAAAACTTGTCCTGAGGTCCTTTGTAAAACTCTGAGCTGAATTTTTGGAGATGAGATTACCAGATTCATTGGTGTTAGGATAGTTCCTCAAAGTCACGTGGGTGGAAAATGGCATTCCTTAGTAATTCACATCAGACTGCAGCTAATGACAAAAGACCAAGCATCCGCATAACCATTTCTCTAGTACTTTACTTTGAAAGTGAGGTAGATCCTGCTTTGCCTCTGCTGAATCATGTGCAAAGATTCTTTTGAATCTGTAAAGGTGATAGTTACCATCTGTCCTACTTACTGTCCATCCCACCTACTGGCCATGACTTATTCCATTTTAAACCCTACATCAGCAACCCTAAAAGATGCTGCTCTAGTAATTGAAGTCTCTTTTGGAGCCTAGATCTTACAGGCAAAACTGtgtgggagggggaaagggatggattcatccctccccccccccccaataattcTTGGCCGCCTTCCATGTTGAGTAGCTGCCTTAGAGGGGAGAGTTGATTAAATAGTTAGTTATTCTTTATGTACTTTAAAAATCTTGGATGTTAAAATAGTGCGTTGCAACAGCGGATGGCTGTCAGAACGGGTGCTCTGAGAACAGCATTGGACCGTTTCCGTAATGAAGTAAATACGTGCTCATACTATGAACAGAGAGAGTAAGAGAGCTCATTCTCAGACTTCTCTGTTGCAGTTTGCATTACAGCCCCTTGGTTTCTGCTTTGCCATACTCTTTGTGGGTAGCTGCTTTGAAACTCTGCAGTGGATTGGCGCCTCCTTCATTTCTATTCCCAATTCTCTTTGTCCCTCGAAGCTTTGTGTGGGCCAAAACGTTGCCGTTAATGAAACGGGAGTGTGGAATTGTAGTATTTAATTAAATGCTTGAAAACTTTCTGATATTTGGGACTTTCAAACCAGCTGTCACAACAGTCGTGTGGCTTACTTAGATGTTGAAATTGATAAGTCTCATTTCCTTtgtttatggggggggggggggaggaaaggctACTAGTGTTGCACAGCTGGGCACTTGTGATGCAAATCCTTCAAGAGCTGGTGCCCCCCGCTGTAAAGCGTGAGGTCTGAACTTGGTTGGATTCAGCATCTCCTATTAAGGAATTTCCAAACCTTGTCCTTGCAGACGAAAGCTAACAAAGTTTTTAAGGAATAGACTCTGAAGACCTTAGGACTTTGTGTTTATAGTTAATCCAACCACTGTTGCAACTGGTTTTATGCAATTGCATATCCCTAAAGACACCCGCTGCCCTAGCTTGTGCTGTAGTCCTAGTCATCAATCCCGCGGTAGgaagaacagaggggaaaaaccAGCTTGTTTTGATTTCACACCTTAATTAAAATTGGGGCGCACCAACGCTCACCCTTCGGCCTGTGGTGCCAGGCGGCCCAAGCTCAGCAGCGGAGCAGCTTGGCGGCAAAGGCTGCGAATCACGCGCCGGGCCTCCGCAGGgctttccccctccaccccccccccaaaaaaaaaaataaaacaaaaaagtcgGGATTATATTTTGGTTGTTAATTAAAATCCGCGCCCAGCCCGGAACCCAGCGGCGGCGGAACGCgggcgctgggcggcggcggcggcggacgggcTCGGCGCAGCACCGCGCCGCCCGGTCACCTTgggcggggccgccgccatgGTGTTCCTGCCGGACGAGTCgcgctcgctgccgccgccgcccctggtCAACAAGGGGTCGGTGTGGCTGGGCCTGGCCGGGTGGTTGGCGGCCCTGCTGGACAACGGCTACAACCACCGGCCCGTCCTCCGAGccggtgcggggcggggggggagcggggggatttggggggggtgtgagggggtcggggggatttggggtgggtgtgaggggtgggggggtgtgagggggggtgggatttggggtgggtgtgaggggtgggggggtgtgaagagaggggggagcgggggggtttggggtgggtgtgaggggtggaggggtttggggtgggtgtgaggggtggggggtgtgaggagaggggggagcgggggatttggggtgggtgtgagggATGGGGGGCTgtgaggagagggggagcggggggatttggggtgggtgtgaggggtgggggggtgaggagagggggaagcgggatttggggtgggtgtgaggggtgggggggtgaggagagggggaagcgggatttggggtgggtgtgaggggtgggggggtgaggagaggggggagcgggggggtttggggtgggttTGAGGGGTGGGGCTgtgaggagagggggagcggggggatttggggtgggtgtgagggatgggggtgtgaggagagggggaagcggggggatttggggtgggtgtgagggatgggggggtgaggagaggggggagcgggggggtttggggtgggtgtgaggggtggggggtgtgaggagaggggggagcgggggatttggggtgggtgtgaggggtgggggggtgtgaggagaggggggagcgggggatttggggtgggtgtgaggggtgggggggtgtgaagagaggggggagcgggggggtttggggtgggtgtgaggggtgggggggtgtgaagagaggggggagcgggggatttggggtgggtgtgaggggtgggggggtgtgaggagaggggggagcgggggatttggggtgggtgtgaggggtgggggggtgtgaagagaggggggagcgggggggtttggggtgggtgtgaggggtaggggggtgtgaggagaggggggagcgggggatttggggtgggtgtgaggggtgggggggtgtgaggagaggggggagcgggggatttggggtgggtgtgagggATGGGGGGGTGTGAagagaggggggagcgggggggtttggggtgggtgtgaggggtgggggggtgtgaagagaggggggagcgggggggtttggggtgggtgtgaggggtaggggggtgtgaggagaggggggagcgggggatttggggtgggtgtgaggggtggggggtgtgaagagaggggggagcggggggatttggggtgggtgtgaagggtggggggtgtgaggagaggggggaggggggatttggggtgggtgtgaagggtggggggtgtgaggagaggggggagcggggggatttggggtgggtgtgaggggtggggggtgtgaagagagggggagcggggggatttggggtgggtgtgaagggtgggggtgtgaggagaggggggaggggggatttggggtgggtgtgaggggtggggggtgtgagaggggggagcggggggatttggggtgggtgtgaggggtgGAGGGGTGTGAGGGGGTCGTGGGGGtttggggtgggtgtgaggggtgGGCGGTGTGAGGAGAGGGGggcagggggatttgggggggggtgaggggtggggggccCTGAGgaaagggatgggggtggggggatttggggtgcgtGTGAGGagtgggggggatttggggtgggtgtgaggggtgggggggtgtgaagagagggggagcggggggatttggggtgtgtgtgaggggtgggggggctgtaAGAGGggcagggggatttggggtgggtgtgagggCTGGGGGGCCATGAGGAGAGGGACAGGGGGTGGGAGGATTTGGTGTGCATGTGAGGGCTGAAgaggctggggggggcagggggatttggggggggggtgaggcaaAGGGCCTACTGGGAGGTGTTAGGGGAGATTTACTTAGGTGGGGGCttggaggggatggaggaggcTGAGCGAGGAGCATTATATGGGGTGGGGGATTGGGGTGTCTGTGAGACTTTGAGGGGGGGGGCCTGAGGTGAGTGACCTGTTTGGATGTGCTGGgtgggccggggaggggggtatTAACGGGGTTTAGGAGGGAGATTTGGGGTGACTGTGAGGGCTATAGggggtggagggtgaggggcaGGGGAGGTTTACCTAGGTGAGGAGTGCTGTGGGGACTTCGGGGACCTGGAGGGGGGCTGGCTGGACCTGGGAAGGGTTGAGGGTGCTCAGGGCGAGGTGAGGGGCAGGTTTGTGGTGGCCGAAGCGGCTTGAGGGAAACCAGAGGAAGAAGGATGTGGGGCGGCCTGCCTGGGGTTGCCATTGGGGAAGGGGCTGTGGGATTCGGGGATGTGCCTGCGAGGAGCCGGGGAGGCAAAGCAGGAGGCCACCCTGCAGCAACAGTGGCACCCACCAAAGAGTCGCTGACCTGAAGTCAGTGCCTGTTTCCAAGGGCAGGGAGGGATCCCCTAGTATTTGCCCATGAGGTTTTTATTGTTGTGAGGGGGTGGTCTTTtaggagattttattttatttatgttcttACTCATGCCGAATGATCACTTTGGACTTTCTCATCGTAATCCAGGTGTTCACCGCCAGATTCTGTTTACGACTGTGGGCTGGTTTGTTGGATATTATCTGACTAAGCGTGCAGAATATATACATGCTAAACTGGACAGAGAATTGTTTGAGTATGTAAAGCAACATCCGGAAGATTTTAAGACAAAAGGTATAATGAGTTGTTATTTTAAGAAAGACCTTAATTTGCCATAACATGCAGATTATTAAGCATTAATCTATATCAGTATGTTGAGGTGCTACTGATAGAATCCATTCCTCTCTAGCAAGTCATAATGGCTGCTCTCTCTTTTGCGCTTGATTTGCAACATAAATTCCAACAGCAGTCAGGAAGCTTAAGATGTAAAAGTAGACATTCTCACTCAGCAAATCAGCTGCTTGATGACCCTTTCTGATACTGAAAAgcttaatttaatataaaaattgcaGAGCTACAAAAGAAGGAATAGACCAAACTCATGCCGGTGAAGGATAAACAAAACAATTAATGAAACTAGAAATTATGTTTTGTCGTTcttgttctttttgttgttttgctgtttttattcttgtaaaATTTAGGGGGGCCTGTTAAGATGAAggggtttttcttgttttgttttgttttttacagttgTTTAAGTCTTCAATGTCTACCTCAATGTTGTACAGGTTTTCCcaattcctttcattttcttttgcagaaaagaaaagaataggagAGCTTTTGGAGGATTTCTATCCCGTTCG from Struthio camelus isolate bStrCam1 chromosome 1, bStrCam1.hap1, whole genome shotgun sequence carries:
- the NDUFC2 gene encoding NADH dehydrogenase [ubiquinone] 1 subunit C2, which codes for MVFLPDESRSLPPPPLVNKGSVWLGLAGWLAALLDNGYNHRPVLRAGVHRQILFTTVGWFVGYYLTKRAEYIHAKLDRELFEYVKQHPEDFKTKEKKRIGELLEDFYPVR